From the genome of Azospirillum sp. TSA2s:
GTGATCAGCGGTCCCATGTCGATTCCGGGCTCGATGCCGGGGCCGGTCTTCAGCGCGCGGGCGCGGGTGGCCAGCCGCTCGACCAGCGCGTCGGCGACGTCGCCCACCGCCACCGCCACCGAGATCGCCATGCAGCGTTCGCCGGCCGAGCCGAAGGCGGCGCCGATCAGCGCCTCGGTGGTGAAGTCCAGGTCGGCGTCGGGCATGACGACGGCGTGGTTCTTGGCGCCGCCCAGCGCCTGCACGCGCTTGCCGTTGCGGGCGCAGGTCTCGTAGATGCTGCGCGCGATCGGGGTGGAGCCGACGAACGATACGGCCGCCACGTCGGGGTGCTCCAGCAGGGCGTCGACCGCCGCCTTGTCGCCATGGACCACGTTCAGCACGCCGTCGGGCAGGCCGGCCTGGGCGAACAGCCGCGCCAGCATGACGCTGCAGGTCGGCACCTTTTCGGACGGCTTCAGCACGAAGGTGTTGCCGCAGGCGATGGCCATGGGGAACATCCACATGGGCACCATGACCGGGAAGTTGAACGGCGTGATGCCGACGCAGACGCCGACCGGCTGGCGCAGGGAATAGGCGTTGATGCCGGTGCCGACGCCGGCGTGCTCGCCCTTCAGCAGGTGGGGGATGCCGCAGGCGAACTCCGCCACCTCGATGCCGCGGCGGACCGAGCCAAGCGCGTCGTCCAGCGTCTTGCCATGCTCCTGCGAGGCGACTGCGGCCAGCTCGCGCTCGTTCTCGCGCAGCAGCGTCAGATAGGCCTGCAGGATGCGCGACCGGCGCAGCGGCGTCGTCGCGCGCCAGCCCGGCAGGGCCCGCTTGGCCGCGGCGACGGCGGCATCGACGTCGGCGGCGTCGGCGAAGCCGACGGTGCGCACGACCTCGCCGGTGGCCGGGTTGAAGACGTCGCCCCGGCGGTCGCCGGTGCCGCGATGTTCGCTGCCACCGATCCAGTGGGGCACGGCGTCATGGATGGTCATCGTCGTTCCTTTTCGCGTCGAGCGATCGGTAAGGGCCCGATGTGGGCGTGTCAGATGTGGATGAGGTAGCCGATGACGCCGCCCAGCACCGCGCCGGTGGCCAGCCAGAAGAAGCGCTGGAACTCGCCGCCCCAGCCGCCGGTATGGACCGGCGCGGCGGCGGGCGCCGCCGGCCGCCGCGGCGCATCGGCCGGGAGGCCGGGCTGGGGCAGGGGTTGGTTCTGGGACTGGCTCTGGATGTCGGCGGGTGCGGCGGGCGTTCCGTCGGCGGCAGCGTCGGCCGGACCGGTGAGGCGGTCGTTGAAGGCGCGGAAGAAGTCGTCGGCCATCTTGCGGGCCGAGGCGTCGATCAGCCGGCCGCCGATCTGGCTCAGCTTGCCGCCGATGGCGGCCTCCGCGGTGTAGCGCAGCAGGGTGCCGTCCGGCGCCTCCTCCAGCGTCACCCGAGACTGGCCGCGCGCCATGCCGACCGACCCGGCGCCGCCCTCGAACCGGAGGGTGCAGCCCGCCGGGGCGTCGATGTCGCACATCTCCACCTGTCCGGAGAAGCGGGCGCGAAGCGGGCCGACCTTGGTCAGCACCCTGGCCTCGAACGCGGTGTCGCTGTGGCGGATGACTTCCTCGCACCCTGGAATGCAGTGCTTCAGGACCTGCGGGTCGTTCAGCGATTCCCACACGCGCAGGCGCGGCGCGGCAATCCTCTGTTCGCCGGTGAGTTCCACTGGCTTCCTCCGATCTTATGGGGCGGGTGCCCTTGCTTGCCGGGCAGTATTTACCACGTGGTCAATACGGGTCAAGCTATTTTCCGCTTGGTCAATAATCAATCGCGCGTGTGGTCGCGACTGCGGCCCGGCAGGCCGCGCCGCCGGCGCTGGAACGGTCAGGACGGAAGGACGGGGAGGGCGGTCAGCCGGCCGGCTTGCCGGCTTCGCGCGGGAAGATCTCGCGGGCGGCAAGCACGAAGGCCCGCACCCGGTCGGTGACGACCTGGGGCAGGTTCTCCGGGAATTTGTGCCCGTAGATCCAATGGCGCACGCCGATGTAGAAGATGCCGCCGTGCAGGCCCCAGATCAGCTCGTTCTCTGCCTCGGTCGGCTCGCGGTCGTCGTCGAGCCCGAGTTCGATGCGTGTTTCGCCGATGATCGGCCGCAGCAGCCGTTCGCCGACCAGGGTCAGGTAGTTGTCGTTGATGTAGCCGTCCGCCAGGGCGGAATGGATCAGGATGCGCACCCATTCCTTGGTCAGGATGGTGCGGGCGTAGTCGATGTAGACCCGCGTCACCCGCTCCTCGAAGGGTTCGCTGCGGTCCTTGACCCGATGCTCCCATTCCGGCTTCCAGCGCCCGAGATAGACCTCGGCGTAGACCCGCTCGATCAGCGCCTTCTTGCTGGGGAAGTAGTGGAACACCAACGGATGGCTGACGCCGATCGTCGTCGCCAGTTCCCGCATCTGTCCGGCCAATCCATGTTCGGAAAAGAACTGGATGGCGCCCTCGATGATCTGGCGCTCCCGCTCCTCGGTCGACAGGCGCTGGCGCCGGCGCGGTGCGGCGGTGCGGGGGACGTCGGCGGGAGTCTTGGAGGAGGGCGGCGAGGAGGGCGACACGAGGGCCCGGCGTGGCTGTGAGCGGATGGTCCTGCTTAGGCGATGACGCCGGTGGCGTCAAACCCTACCTTGCGGCCGCCGCCGTGGGGCGGCCCGAACAGTCAGGCCCCAACATTCCATTCGTTGGTCCACACATCTTTATTGACAGGCCGCCGGGGCCATCCTAACAATTTACCAGTTGGTCAAAAGCGGATCGTCAATTCTCCGCTTCCAGTGCATGAACGTCAACCCACCGGCTGGTGGGAATCCCGCTGATGGGCACCCCCGGTCGTGGGCGCGCCGCATCGCGGGTCGGGTGAACGTTGCTCAAAAAAACCAAAGCCGCATCAGACACGGGAGGTCCGCACATGCATGCAAGCGCGAGTGGCAGCCAGCACCGCTGGAAAGTCCTGATCATGACGTTCCTGGCCTATCTCTATGATAGCCTGGACTTGCAGATCCTGGCGATCTGCATGCCCGTCATCATTGCGTCCCTGAACATCTCCCTGACCGACGCCGGCCTTCTCGCCTCGGCCACCATGGTCGGCACGGCGCTGGGCGGCGTGCTGTTCGGCTGGATCGCCGAGAATTTCGGCCGCAAGAACGCGGCGGTGATCTCGCTGATCGAATTCGGCGTGTTCACCCTGGCGGTCTACTGGTGCACCTCCTGGGAACAGCTGATGGTCCTGCGCTTCCTCCAGGGCATCGGCATGGGCGGGCTGTGGGGGCCGATCGTCGCCCTGATCGCCGACCATTGGGCGCCCAAATACCGGGCGCGCGCCGCCGGCTTCATGCTCAGCACCTTCGCGCTGGGCGGCATCCTGGCCTCGGTCATGGGCCGCTTCCTGCTGACCGAGGTCGGCTGGCGCATGCTCTTCGCCCTGACCGGCACCGCCATCGTGGTCGGCCTGCTGTTCTGGGTGGTGGTGCCGGCCGATGAGAAGCCCATGGTCCGCCAGGACAAGCCCCGCATCAACCTGGGCCAGCTCTTCCAACCCGGCGTCGCCAGCCTGACCATCGGCGCCACCATCGCCGCCGCGTGCCAGATGGGTGGCTTCTGGGGAGTCAGCGCGTGGATCCCGACCTATCTGGTGACGGTGCGCGGCCTCAGCATCGAATACATGAGCGTGTTCAGCATCGTCATCTTCACCGGCGCGTTCCTCGGCTATTTCCTGTTCGCCGCCCTGGCCGACCGGATCGGCCGGCGCAAGGCGCTGATGCTGGCCTTCCTCGCCGACTCGATCATCGTGCCGCTCTACGTGCTCATCCCCGACGGCATCCTGCTGTTCTGGATCAGCCCGATCATGGGGCTCAGCTTCGGCGGCGTGTTCGGCCTGTTCGGCTCCTACTTCGCGGAACTGTTTCCAGTGCATATCCGCGCCATGGGCAGCGGCTTCGCCTTCAACATCGGGCGCGGCATCGGCGCGGTGGTCACCCCGGTGACCATCGGGGCCATGGCCAAGACCTACGGCCTGGGCTTCGGCATCGGTGCCTGCTCCGTCATCTTCTTCATGGGCGTGGTCATCCTGTTCTTCATGCCGGAAACGCTGGTCGCCAAGACTGCGCAATCGGCCAATGCCGGCAACGGAGCCCTGGACAACGGAACCCGGACCAGCGCTGCCGAGGCGTGAGTCCCACTAGCGTGACACCGGCCTTCGGGCCGGCGTCGACGGAACCCCTTTTGAGGCGGAAACATCACATGCCCAAGACCTACTGGATCGCCCAGGTCCAGGTTCACGACCCCGATCGCTACGCGCTCTACGCCAAGGGCGCGGGAGACGCCTTCGCCAAGCACGGCGGCCGGGCGCTGGCCCGTGGCGGCCGGCTGCACTGGCTGGAAGGCGTCGAGCGGCCTCGCGGCGTCATCATTGAGTTCGATTCGATGGAGGCTGCGCAGGCTTGCTATCAGTCGCCTGAATACCAGGACGCGCGGCGCCACCGCGAGGGCGCAGCCGACTTCCATCTGGTGCTCGTCGAAGGCCTGGAGCCATCACCCTCCGAACAGGCCGGGTGACACCCTGCGTGAACCCGTGTCCAGCGAACCGGTTCCGGCGGACGTCGGGAATTTGTTTGTAGCCGGCGTGGCCGAGCAGGGTGCCGCGGCAGGCTGCCGGTCCCGCCATCGGCCGTCCACGACACCGATGGCGAATTCCGAAACGGCAATCCGAAGGGCTTCGGCGTTGGACTTCCTTATTGCCTGCCGGCGGCTTCCTTCAGCCACGCCACGATCTCTTCCCGGCGCGGCAGCCGGCCGGACATCTTGACCTGCTCCTCGACAACGAGGCCCGGCGTGGTGATGACCGAGTAGTCGATGAAACGGGTCGGGTCGGTGAGGTGCTCGATCTCGACAGGGATGCCGGCCTCCTGCGCCGCCTCCCGTGTCAGTTCCTCCAGGCGTTTGCAGCGGGCGCAACCCGGCCCAAGGACTTTGACGTGCATGGCTCGATCCTCCTTCCCGGAAAATGATTTGCGATAGAAGCGGTTTGCTCGGTCAGGCGGCTTTCGCCATCGGACCGCTCCGGCGATGGATGGCGTAGAGCGCTGCGGCAAGGGCCACCAGGAAAAGGACAAGCCATCCACCGAGCAGCCACAAACTGGTTCCGTCCTTCCACGCTCCGAAGGTCAGGCCCGCCGCCGTGCTGAACAGCGCGACCAGCCCCACATAGGCCCACGCCTTCGTGCGACCGATGATGGTGGCGGTGATCAGGATGCTCTGCAGGCTCAGCTCGGGGTCCGCCATCAGGTAGGCGAGCAGCGGCCCCGGGTGCATGCCGAGCGACAAGAACATCTGCGCGACCGGCACCTCGACCAGGGTCGGGAAATACATGAACACGCCGAAGACGACGCCCACCAGATTGGCGAGCACGCTGTTGGCACCGGCCATCGTTTCCACCCACTCCGGCCGGATGAAGACGCGCAGTACGCCCACCGCGAAGACGCCGACAATCAGCAGCGGGAAGATCTGCTGGACAAAGCGCCAGCTTTCCCACAGCCATTGCTGCACCTCGAACCGATCGATGGAGCGATGCGCGATCCAGGCGATCGCTGCCATTGTCGCCAGGACACCGACCAGCTTGCCGGTCATGTGCAGCGTGACGCCATTGGCGTGCGGCTGCATGCCCATCGCCGCGACTGCCAGGGTCAGCATGACCAGCGCCAATGCCGCCCAAGTCCAGCGGTTGAAGCCCTCGTCCACCCGTCCCAGGCCGCGCGGCGCCACGGCCGCAATGATACCGAGCAGCAGGACAAGGATCGCCCCCTGCGCGCCAATTCCCTCCTCGCCTTTCGCGGGGTCGAAGGGCACCAGCCGGTGCAGCGTCGCGTCGAACGCGTCCATGCCATGGATCGGCAGTGTGACGCTGGCGTAGCTGTCGAGCAGGAAGCCGACCTTCAGTGTCCCGGCGATGAGCAACGCCACCAACAGCATCATCAGCAGGAGGGAGGCGGGTTGCAGGCGATCGCTCCCGGCGAAGCTGCTGTCGGCCTCGCCGGCGTGGGCGCGGTCGTCCTCGCTGAAGATCAGCGCCATGATCATCCCGATGCCCACGCCGAAGGCCAGAGACAGCACGAGGCGCGCCACCGCGAACTCGGGGCCCAGCGCCGCGCCCGTGTAGGTCAGCGCCAGGATGTTGGCGGCTGGCGCGAAGAACAGGAAGGTGACGGCCGGTCCCAGCCCGGCCCCCTTCTTGTAGATGCCGGCGAACAACGGGACGATGGTGCACGAACAGACGGCCAGTAGGCTTCCCGCCGCGGCCGCCGCCGGATAGGCGACGGCTTTTGGCGCGCCGCGCCCCAGATAGCGCGTGATCGCCGATTTGGGTATCAGTGCGGCCAAACCGCCTGCGATGAAGAATGCCGGGACGAGGCACAACAGCACATGAGCGGCCAGATAAGCTGCCAAGCTGCCAAGTCCACTCTGAACAATCTGAACAGGAAGGGCGGATGTCTCCATGGTACCTTCCTTCCGTGTAGCAAGGTCCGGAAATCAGTATGCCGTGGTGGAGCGGTAACCGCCCTGATGCACGTCAATCACGGGGGCAACCAGGATGGTTATTTCGGATGACGGGTCCGAGTCGTGGCAGGTCCTGCCGGCGAATTCCGAAACGGCGATCAGAAGGGCTTCGGCGAGCAAGGCATCCCGCTCCGGACGATTTCGCTGGAAGCCGTGACTGGTGGCTGGGAGGTCACCGCATGGCGAAAAGTTCCTGGTGGAAGCGCAGGTCCACCGGCATGCCCTGGGTCGCGAAGTCGTGCCGCAGCGTCTGCCCGAAGCCTGCTGGGCCGCAGAACCAAAGGCTGGCGTCACGCCATTCCGGCACCGCCGCGCGGATGCGTTCCCCGTCCAGGCGGCCGTCGCGGGCATCGACCAGGACATGCAGGCGTACGCCCGCCGCTGCCGCGTCGGCGGTGAGCTTGGCGATCCATCGAAAGCAACGGTGCGTGGCGGGCGGCAACCGCTTTGGGCGTCTCAAATGCGATTCGGCACCGCGTGTGTTACGGCGATGGCCCCCGATGTGCTCGGATGCACCACCAAGCGAACGGATCCCCTATGCGGCCGACCAGCTGCTGCAACAACGTCATTCGCCATGCTACTCTGAGCGGTGTGACGGAGCATTGTCCTCGTTTCACATCTGTGCCACGGGCGGTTCCACCGACGAAAGATTGGATCTCAATGAGCACGCAGCCATGGGAAGGCCGTGACCGGCTGGTCGCGATCGACATCGAGACGACCGGACGGCGCCTGCCGAGCCTCCAGGACATCCGTAAGGCGCCCAAGGGCCTGCGTCAGCCCGGCATCATCATCGAGATCGGGTGTCTTGAGCTCGTCCGTGAGGGCGAGTCCTGGCGGAAAGCGCGCAGCTGGGAGGCCCGGGTCAACCCCGACGCCCCTCTCCATCCCGACGCCATCAAGGTGCACGGCATCAAGCCCGCCGACCTGAAGGCGGCGCCCCGCTTTCCTGAGGTGGCCGACGCGCTTCTCGCCTTTCTGGGCGAGGATCCGCTGGTAGCGCATGCCTATGAGAACGAGATGGACTTCCTGAACTACGAGTTCGCGCGCTGCGGACGCGCCGCATGGGGTGCCGACACGTTCCCGGCGGACCGGTTCATCTGCACCAAGGAGATGTCGCACGCGGCTTTCCCCGGCGCTTCCGGCTCGCTCGATGCGCTGTGTGATCGGCTGTGGCTAGACCGGAGTGATCGCTTCGCCCACCATGGCGCGCTGCTCGACGCGGACCTGACGGCTGACGCCTTTGTCAAAATGGCGTTGGGAGACACCGGCCCGCGTGGCGCCGTGTATGAGTGAGGCACAGCGCAGGGCACTCGGGTGCAAGGCATTCGGATGCAGGGCATTCGGATATTGTGCCGTGCGCCCCCTGAGCAGCGGAAAGGGCTGAAGTCGCAGCTCTGTTACCTGGCTTGGAAGCGGGACCCCTTCAAAACCGATACTGTCCGTCACTGCGTGGGGTCCCGGCCTGCGCGCTCGAGCTTTGCCCGCCCGGGCGGTCGAGGCCGCCTTCGGTTGTAAGGTCCTGAACACCTTGACCAACGTCGGAATGCATCAAGCCACCATCCCGGCCTTTTTGCACCGATGTCAGGCGAGCATGGATCGATCAGGCAGCAGCCGTTAACACTGGCCGCCGGTTAGCGAACAAGGTACGATAGTCCGACTACCCGACACTGCCCGATCCGCCGACTGGGCCGATGCCGAGGCTTGGTGCCAAAAGGACGCATCCTTGACCGAACACAACCCAATGATCTTCGAGAAAGTCGAGGTTCAGCCGGCTTATCAGCTGGTGGCTTCGAACATCGAAAAATGCATCATGCAGGGCGTTTACAAAGTTGGGCAGCAGTTGCCCTCCGAATTGGATCTCGCCAGACAGCTTGGGGTCAACCGCTCCACCGTGCGCGAAGCGATTCGCGTGCTGGAGCAGAACGGGCTGGTGTTCCGTAAGAGCGCCCGCCGTCTGGTCATCAGTCTGCCGCGGGAGCAGGATCTGGCCTCCCGCGTCAGCCAGGCCATGATCCTGCACGAGATCACCTTTCTGGAATTGTGGGAAACCATGCTGCCGCTGGAAGTCCGCGCGGCCGAACTGGCGGCCACGCGCGCGACCGAGGAGGAGATCGAACGGCTCGAGGCCAATCTTCGGGAGACCGCCGACTGTCTGGAGCATGAACAGAAACTCGTCGCCCTCGACATCGAATTTCATCTCCTCGTCGCCAAGGCGTCCCGCAATCGGGCGCTGCTGTTGGCGCGGGAGCCGATCGGCTTGCTGTTTTACCCCGCCTTCTATCAGGTGATGTCGCGGCTGAACGCCAAGGACCGCCTGCTCTCGGCCCATCGGGAGGTGGTGGACGGAATCCGCAACCGCGATGCCAAGCACGCGGCGCAGTGGATGGAAAAGCACATCAGGGATTTCCGGCGGGGCTACGAGCTGGCCGATCTCGACATGAACAAGCCGGTCGACAACAGCCGCTATTTCGAGTGACCGGGGGCGCTCTCAAACGCGACGGCGGCTGCGGACCACCTGTTCCATCGACGTTGCGTGAAGACCCTCCTTCACGGGGTCATAGGCGGTCATGTTCACGGTGCGGACCAGCGGTCGCCAGCCGCCGGAACCGTCCGGTTCCAGGTCGACGATGTTGAGGCAGGCGTAATCCTGCTCCAGCGCCGCCAACGCGGCCGGGCCGCAGCCGAGGGCGTCGCACAGGATGGCGCGGTTCACACCGTCATGCGCGACCAGCAGCAAGGACCGCCAGTCCGGCGCGGCGACCA
Proteins encoded in this window:
- a CDS encoding MFS transporter, with protein sequence MTFLAYLYDSLDLQILAICMPVIIASLNISLTDAGLLASATMVGTALGGVLFGWIAENFGRKNAAVISLIEFGVFTLAVYWCTSWEQLMVLRFLQGIGMGGLWGPIVALIADHWAPKYRARAAGFMLSTFALGGILASVMGRFLLTEVGWRMLFALTGTAIVVGLLFWVVVPADEKPMVRQDKPRINLGQLFQPGVASLTIGATIAAACQMGGFWGVSAWIPTYLVTVRGLSIEYMSVFSIVIFTGAFLGYFLFAALADRIGRRKALMLAFLADSIIVPLYVLIPDGILLFWISPIMGLSFGGVFGLFGSYFAELFPVHIRAMGSGFAFNIGRGIGAVVTPVTIGAMAKTYGLGFGIGACSVIFFMGVVILFFMPETLVAKTAQSANAGNGALDNGTRTSAAEA
- a CDS encoding permease codes for the protein METSALPVQIVQSGLGSLAAYLAAHVLLCLVPAFFIAGGLAALIPKSAITRYLGRGAPKAVAYPAAAAAGSLLAVCSCTIVPLFAGIYKKGAGLGPAVTFLFFAPAANILALTYTGAALGPEFAVARLVLSLAFGVGIGMIMALIFSEDDRAHAGEADSSFAGSDRLQPASLLLMMLLVALLIAGTLKVGFLLDSYASVTLPIHGMDAFDATLHRLVPFDPAKGEEGIGAQGAILVLLLGIIAAVAPRGLGRVDEGFNRWTWAALALVMLTLAVAAMGMQPHANGVTLHMTGKLVGVLATMAAIAWIAHRSIDRFEVQQWLWESWRFVQQIFPLLIVGVFAVGVLRVFIRPEWVETMAGANSVLANLVGVVFGVFMYFPTLVEVPVAQMFLSLGMHPGPLLAYLMADPELSLQSILITATIIGRTKAWAYVGLVALFSTAAGLTFGAWKDGTSLWLLGGWLVLFLVALAAALYAIHRRSGPMAKAA
- a CDS encoding CoxG family protein: MELTGEQRIAAPRLRVWESLNDPQVLKHCIPGCEEVIRHSDTAFEARVLTKVGPLRARFSGQVEMCDIDAPAGCTLRFEGGAGSVGMARGQSRVTLEEAPDGTLLRYTAEAAIGGKLSQIGGRLIDASARKMADDFFRAFNDRLTGPADAAADGTPAAPADIQSQSQNQPLPQPGLPADAPRRPAAPAAAPVHTGGWGGEFQRFFWLATGAVLGGVIGYLIHI
- a CDS encoding thioredoxin family protein; translation: MHVKVLGPGCARCKRLEELTREAAQEAGIPVEIEHLTDPTRFIDYSVITTPGLVVEEQVKMSGRLPRREEIVAWLKEAAGRQ
- a CDS encoding exonuclease domain-containing protein — its product is MSTQPWEGRDRLVAIDIETTGRRLPSLQDIRKAPKGLRQPGIIIEIGCLELVREGESWRKARSWEARVNPDAPLHPDAIKVHGIKPADLKAAPRFPEVADALLAFLGEDPLVAHAYENEMDFLNYEFARCGRAAWGADTFPADRFICTKEMSHAAFPGASGSLDALCDRLWLDRSDRFAHHGALLDADLTADAFVKMALGDTGPRGAVYE
- a CDS encoding FadR/GntR family transcriptional regulator, which translates into the protein MTEHNPMIFEKVEVQPAYQLVASNIEKCIMQGVYKVGQQLPSELDLARQLGVNRSTVREAIRVLEQNGLVFRKSARRLVISLPREQDLASRVSQAMILHEITFLELWETMLPLEVRAAELAATRATEEEIERLEANLRETADCLEHEQKLVALDIEFHLLVAKASRNRALLLAREPIGLLFYPAFYQVMSRLNAKDRLLSAHREVVDGIRNRDAKHAAQWMEKHIRDFRRGYELADLDMNKPVDNSRYFE
- a CDS encoding DUF1330 domain-containing protein, translating into MPKTYWIAQVQVHDPDRYALYAKGAGDAFAKHGGRALARGGRLHWLEGVERPRGVIIEFDSMEAAQACYQSPEYQDARRHREGAADFHLVLVEGLEPSPSEQAG
- a CDS encoding TetR/AcrR family transcriptional regulator, with the translated sequence MSPSSPPSSKTPADVPRTAAPRRRQRLSTEERERQIIEGAIQFFSEHGLAGQMRELATTIGVSHPLVFHYFPSKKALIERVYAEVYLGRWKPEWEHRVKDRSEPFEERVTRVYIDYARTILTKEWVRILIHSALADGYINDNYLTLVGERLLRPIIGETRIELGLDDDREPTEAENELIWGLHGGIFYIGVRHWIYGHKFPENLPQVVTDRVRAFVLAAREIFPREAGKPAG
- a CDS encoding CoA-acylating methylmalonate-semialdehyde dehydrogenase; the protein is MTIHDAVPHWIGGSEHRGTGDRRGDVFNPATGEVVRTVGFADAADVDAAVAAAKRALPGWRATTPLRRSRILQAYLTLLRENERELAAVASQEHGKTLDDALGSVRRGIEVAEFACGIPHLLKGEHAGVGTGINAYSLRQPVGVCVGITPFNFPVMVPMWMFPMAIACGNTFVLKPSEKVPTCSVMLARLFAQAGLPDGVLNVVHGDKAAVDALLEHPDVAAVSFVGSTPIARSIYETCARNGKRVQALGGAKNHAVVMPDADLDFTTEALIGAAFGSAGERCMAISVAVAVGDVADALVERLATRARALKTGPGIEPGIDMGPLITGAHRDKVSGYVDAGEREGAALVVDGRTVEVSGGERGFFVGPTLFDKVDPSMSIYRDEIFGPVLSVVRVETLEAAIALINGNAFANGTAIFTSSGAAAQLFEETVEVGMVGINVPIPVPMAFFSFGGWKNSLFGDLHVHGTEGIKFYTRTKAVTARWRVGNATAPTLVMPTLG